In one Bacillus thuringiensis genomic region, the following are encoded:
- a CDS encoding MmcQ/YjbR family DNA-binding protein, producing MNATRAYCLSKRKATEDSPGGWSATCMRLNNKIFAIVNHEEGEKAAITLKCDPEVALRIREDYPETIIPGYHINKKHWNTVYIHKDIEQEQINKMIDWSYDLVLQSFSKKKQQELMD from the coding sequence ATGAATGCAACAAGAGCGTACTGTTTATCGAAAAGAAAAGCGACAGAAGATTCTCCAGGTGGCTGGAGTGCAACATGTATGAGGCTTAATAATAAAATATTTGCGATAGTAAATCATGAAGAAGGCGAAAAAGCTGCGATTACATTGAAGTGTGATCCAGAAGTCGCATTAAGAATAAGAGAAGATTATCCAGAAACAATTATTCCAGGGTATCATATAAATAAAAAACATTGGAATACCGTTTATATTCATAAGGATATAGAGCAGGAGCAAATTAATAAAATGATTGATTGGTCGTATGATTTAGTACTACAATCATTTTCAAAGAAAAAGCAGCAGGAGTTAATGGATTAA
- a CDS encoding GNAT family N-acetyltransferase, with the protein MYTYKLQQEQPICAEKIKKLYDSVGWWPERKEVDVEKMLKNSIAIGVWEENELVGFARVVSDGVFRAYIEDVVVHENVRNKGIGEKMLTILLPEISHIDIVSLFCGEKLIKFYGEQPFQATKQIVMHRNQTGKE; encoded by the coding sequence ATGTACACGTATAAATTGCAACAAGAACAACCAATCTGTGCAGAAAAAATAAAGAAGCTTTATGATTCTGTCGGTTGGTGGCCAGAAAGAAAAGAAGTCGATGTTGAAAAAATGTTAAAGAATAGTATAGCCATTGGAGTATGGGAAGAAAATGAATTAGTTGGATTTGCTAGAGTCGTTTCTGATGGTGTTTTTCGAGCATACATTGAAGATGTTGTCGTACATGAGAATGTAAGAAATAAAGGTATTGGAGAGAAAATGCTTACAATATTACTTCCAGAAATATCTCATATTGATATTGTTAGTCTATTTTGCGGAGAGAAGCTAATAAAGTTTTACGGTGAGCAGCCATTTCAAGCAACGAAGCAAATTGTGATGCATCGTAATCAAACAGGGAAAGAATAA
- a CDS encoding GNAT family N-acetyltransferase, whose amino-acid sequence MKHIENGTRIEGEYIKNKVIQYNMSILTDEVKQPMEEVSLVVKNEEGKIFGGVTGTMYFYHLHIDFLWVDKSARHDGYGSQLLHKIEEIAKEKGCRLILLDSFSFQAPEFYKKHGYREYGIVEDHPKGHSQHFFEKRL is encoded by the coding sequence ATGAAACATATAGAGAACGGTACACGTATTGAAGGAGAATACATTAAAAATAAAGTCATTCAATATAATATGTCCATCTTAACAGATGAAGTAAAACAGCCGATGGAAGAAGTAAGTCTCGTAGTAAAAAATGAAGAAGGAAAAATATTTGGTGGTGTAACAGGTACGATGTATTTTTATCATCTTCATATCGACTTTTTATGGGTTGATAAATCAGCTCGTCATGACGGTTATGGTAGTCAACTGTTACATAAAATTGAAGAAATTGCGAAGGAAAAAGGGTGCAGATTAATATTGCTAGATTCATTTAGTTTTCAAGCGCCAGAATTTTATAAAAAGCACGGTTACAGGGAGTATGGTATCGTTGAAGATCATCCGAAAGGTCATAGTCAGCACTTTTTTGAAAAGAGATTATAA
- a CDS encoding GNAT family N-acetyltransferase: MIREATKRDLAYILDIYNDAILYTTAVYAYKPVTLENRIDWYEQKKAEGYPIFVYELDNKVVGFATFGPFRAWPAYKYSVEHSVYVDKAYRKSGIGSSLMKELIKIAKEREYMTLIAGIDAENEKSIALHQNYGFVHAGTIKKAGYKFNKWLDLAFYQLELNGPENPIEE, translated from the coding sequence ATGATAAGGGAAGCAACGAAAAGAGATTTAGCATACATTTTAGATATTTATAACGATGCGATACTTTATACAACAGCTGTATATGCGTATAAACCTGTAACCCTTGAAAATAGAATAGATTGGTATGAACAAAAAAAGGCTGAAGGGTATCCAATTTTCGTATATGAATTAGATAATAAAGTAGTAGGATTTGCGACATTCGGTCCATTTAGAGCGTGGCCTGCTTATAAATATTCAGTTGAACATTCTGTGTATGTAGATAAGGCATATAGAAAAAGTGGCATTGGGTCTTCATTAATGAAAGAATTAATCAAAATTGCAAAGGAAAGAGAGTATATGACCTTAATTGCTGGAATTGATGCAGAAAATGAGAAAAGTATTGCCTTACATCAAAACTATGGATTTGTTCATGCAGGAACAATAAAAAAAGCTGGTTATAAGTTTAATAAATGGCTAGATTTAGCTTTTTATCAGCTGGAACTTAACGGTCCTGAAAATCCTATAGAAGAATAA
- a CDS encoding HAAS signaling domain-containing protein, which yields MSLIDIYVHEVAKRLPEKNREDITLEIRSTIEDMLPDNYNEDDVKSVLEKLGSPVSLANGYMDRPMHLIGPRYFDVYMTLLKMIIPIAVVIALISMAAESFISYSGEQAVVNVILKLMGEGIAKTFEVGLQVFFWITLVFAVLERTDKEKDPQPLTTSLKKWTPDDLKNISYIPKKKAISKFEVFGGLMWTAVWATLYFYANHLVGVYNGTANGLKFISPTFNQDVLLQYWPIVVIMIVFEICISLYKLVQGQWTQRVAIGNAILQIAGTIVFIVIVVNPHVFNAGFITYLANAFTISSEEFKTWLIGGGIFFYMLSAAINIFDGFRKASIRM from the coding sequence ATGAGTCTAATTGATATCTACGTCCATGAAGTTGCAAAAAGATTACCTGAAAAAAATCGTGAAGATATTACACTTGAAATACGGTCAACAATAGAGGATATGTTACCTGATAATTATAATGAAGATGATGTAAAGAGCGTTCTTGAAAAATTGGGAAGTCCAGTTTCATTGGCTAATGGATACATGGATAGACCGATGCATTTAATTGGACCACGTTATTTTGATGTATATATGACATTATTAAAAATGATTATACCAATTGCAGTTGTTATTGCACTTATTTCAATGGCTGCAGAAAGTTTTATTAGTTATAGTGGTGAGCAGGCAGTAGTAAACGTTATTTTAAAATTGATGGGTGAAGGAATTGCAAAAACATTTGAAGTAGGTCTCCAAGTATTTTTTTGGATAACACTTGTTTTCGCTGTTTTAGAAAGAACAGATAAAGAAAAAGACCCACAACCATTGACAACAAGTTTAAAAAAATGGACACCAGATGATTTGAAAAACATCTCGTATATCCCAAAGAAAAAAGCAATCTCGAAGTTTGAAGTTTTTGGAGGTTTAATGTGGACAGCAGTTTGGGCTACACTTTACTTTTATGCGAATCATCTTGTTGGCGTATATAACGGTACGGCAAATGGACTGAAGTTTATCTCGCCAACTTTTAATCAAGATGTTTTATTGCAGTACTGGCCAATCGTTGTAATTATGATCGTTTTTGAAATATGTATATCCCTTTATAAATTAGTGCAGGGACAATGGACGCAAAGAGTGGCGATTGGGAATGCTATTCTTCAAATAGCTGGGACGATAGTATTCATTGTAATTGTAGTAAATCCACATGTATTTAACGCAGGGTTTATTACGTATTTGGCAAATGCATTTACTATTTCCTCAGAGGAGTTTAAAACGTGGCTCATTGGGGGAGGAATTTTCTTCTACATGTTATCTGCTGCAATAAATATATTTGATGGTTTCCGAAAAGCTAGTATTCGTATGTAG
- a CDS encoding PadR family transcriptional regulator: protein MDTLLNSLITELRRGTLTLAVLSQLTTPQYGYSLVQLLEQSGITIDQSTLYPLLRRLEKQELVTSSWDKTESRPRKYYVLSEYGLEIFLQLKKEWIKDSKELYNLLKEEDDNESN from the coding sequence ATGGATACTTTATTAAACTCGTTAATTACTGAGTTAAGAAGAGGGACATTAACGTTAGCCGTTTTAAGTCAATTAACAACGCCGCAGTACGGATATTCACTTGTCCAGTTATTGGAGCAATCAGGAATTACAATTGATCAAAGTACTTTATATCCGCTACTTCGCCGATTAGAAAAGCAGGAATTAGTGACGAGTAGTTGGGATAAAACGGAGAGTAGACCTCGTAAGTATTATGTTTTAAGTGAATATGGATTAGAAATATTTTTGCAGTTGAAAAAAGAATGGATAAAGGATTCAAAAGAACTGTATAACTTATTAAAGGAGGAGGACGATAATGAGTCTAATTGA
- a CDS encoding DUF952 domain-containing protein, whose product MITKVITKSNWEIAKTTGEINEESLIEEGFIHCSLLDQALKVAEKYFKHEEDVLLLTIDPALLKAEVKYELASNGQEYPHVYGVINVEAIVEVVQFSKEKGEFILLKSVRL is encoded by the coding sequence ATGATTACAAAAGTAATTACGAAAAGTAATTGGGAAATCGCAAAAACAACTGGAGAAATTAATGAAGAATCACTTATAGAAGAGGGATTTATCCATTGTTCATTATTAGATCAAGCTTTAAAAGTTGCAGAAAAATATTTCAAGCATGAAGAAGATGTTTTATTACTTACAATTGATCCAGCTCTATTAAAAGCAGAAGTAAAATATGAACTTGCTTCTAACGGTCAAGAATATCCGCATGTTTACGGAGTAATTAATGTTGAGGCGATTGTAGAGGTTGTTCAATTTTCTAAAGAAAAAGGGGAATTTATATTACTTAAATCAGTTCGACTTTAG